In Hominilimicola fabiformis, the following proteins share a genomic window:
- the galU gene encoding UTP--glucose-1-phosphate uridylyltransferase GalU produces MKVTKAVIPAAGFGTRFLPATKAVPKEMLPIVDKPTIQYIVEEAIASGIEDLLIITSRGKDALVNHFDRAYELETILERDGKQEMLNAVREVSDKINVQFVRQKEQKGLGHAVLCAKSFVGNEPFAVMLGDDVVVAEKPCLSQLIEQFNKYNATVLGVQKVGMDQVSKYGIVDCDNVEGRMYKLKGMVEKPKKEDAPSDVAVLGRYVITPAIFDCLEKTPKGAGGEIQLTDALVMLAKNEDMYAYDFEGRRYDIGSKQGFLQATVDFALSRDDLKDEFAEYLKEVTKNL; encoded by the coding sequence ATGAAAGTAACAAAAGCGGTAATACCTGCGGCAGGGTTCGGAACAAGATTTCTTCCGGCGACTAAGGCAGTGCCGAAAGAAATGCTGCCGATAGTCGATAAGCCGACAATTCAGTATATTGTTGAGGAGGCAATCGCATCGGGCATTGAGGATTTGCTTATAATTACATCACGCGGTAAGGACGCACTTGTAAATCATTTTGATAGGGCATATGAGCTTGAAACGATACTTGAACGTGACGGCAAGCAGGAAATGCTTAATGCTGTTCGTGAAGTGTCGGATAAAATAAACGTTCAGTTTGTACGTCAAAAGGAACAGAAAGGTCTTGGACACGCTGTACTTTGTGCGAAAAGCTTTGTCGGAAACGAGCCTTTTGCGGTAATGCTCGGTGATGATGTGGTTGTGGCGGAAAAGCCGTGTTTGAGTCAGCTTATCGAACAGTTTAACAAATATAATGCGACAGTGCTTGGAGTGCAAAAGGTCGGAATGGATCAAGTTTCAAAGTATGGTATTGTGGACTGCGATAATGTTGAAGGCAGAATGTATAAGCTGAAAGGAATGGTCGAAAAGCCGAAAAAAGAGGACGCACCGTCAGACGTTGCGGTACTCGGCAGATATGTAATCACACCTGCAATATTCGATTGCCTTGAAAAAACACCTAAGGGTGCAGGCGGCGAAATACAGCTTACCGACGCACTTGTAATGCTTGCAAAGAATGAAGATATGTACGCATATGACTTTGAGGGCAGAAGATATGATATAGGAAGTAAACAGGGATTTTTACAGGCAACAGTCGATTTTGCACTTTCAAGAGATGATTTAAAAGATGAATTTGCGGAATATTTAAAAGAAGTAACAAAAAATTTATAA
- a CDS encoding metallophosphoesterase, which produces MKKILIFSDTHGDINRCLDIIEKADSVSAIFHAGDYTGDAEDLESIYPNIPIYYVKGNNDYFSKAPSHMLVTIDGVKIFITHGHEQNVKYEYEFMTLRKAAEKYDPDLIIFGHTHIPYTDYKGKATLLNPGSIRYTGTYAEAEIENGKLKTKIIEV; this is translated from the coding sequence ATGAAAAAAATTTTGATTTTTTCCGATACTCACGGCGATATTAACCGCTGTTTAGATATAATCGAAAAAGCCGACAGTGTAAGTGCGATTTTCCACGCAGGCGATTACACAGGTGACGCGGAAGATTTGGAGTCGATATACCCAAACATACCTATATATTATGTAAAAGGCAACAACGACTACTTTTCAAAAGCGCCGTCACATATGCTTGTTACAATAGACGGTGTTAAGATATTTATTACGCACGGTCACGAACAGAATGTAAAATACGAATATGAATTTATGACTCTCCGCAAGGCTGCCGAAAAATATGATCCCGATTTAATAATATTCGGTCACACGCACATTCCTTATACCGATTACAAAGGCAAAGCCACACTTTTAAACCCGGGAAGTATACGTTATACAGGCACATATGCAGAGGCTGAAATCGAAAACGGTAAACTAAAAACAAAAATCATAGAGGTTTGA